A genomic segment from Aegilops tauschii subsp. strangulata cultivar AL8/78 chromosome 1, Aet v6.0, whole genome shotgun sequence encodes:
- the LOC109772373 gene encoding uncharacterized protein: MEFHFRADDERCPSTGTTAMSANSESAATRVHVGLGGGDGVGYHGESSPPLLSDLDELRRRAGKERIRERILREEAEAMALEAEVRRELMEERASLLARLAGGSEHRAAPAVASQKTVAPYFHESVQAGSKVEVSAAAPGKRKAPDVHDTSVVLAATGSKKPKTDLTCTVCDITATSEVALQEHLRGKSHGRKATKLAQPVRGTGQPVEDAFILKVNGSAALPAKGANPGVVTASMDLAEKSCDNLGLNCTVCGITASSQKNMQDHLKGKIHMRKTAMLAQPYPKEDGVCSKPYASAAVLPAKRKNSDVVPAASTLSAGPSSKNQKQDHLKGKAHMKMAASLAPGEAEEEAEVEGGYTPWKFNMVTESGTLCEVVQLNGSILCEVCDKQAPDRVTMMCHLQGTKHISKQAKQKQCEAVEPPATVAADGDGPGSEMEANGVGRVDGGSLLCELCNVKVASECDMESHLSGRKHTNKAKVAAVGVGACGNGSGLETVPMEANGGGILLCELCDVKAPSECVMRTHLSGRKHTNKLKAAADAGAGQEVKKAAAVATVGSSSKEATSIVVNSSDDSVKKPAAGEMEVVVSSATPQVDVAAPVCARVSSVAPMAMEVDEGAEAGDGAAKAEEQEKADAEEEGAVEIDGGPAVTGEKYYIKAEGKLFVTLRQADDSLSCGLCGVHGCDKRGMINHIYTRDHWRRARIAEEKGRAVNNAGTGIPVTDGAAQVDN; the protein is encoded by the exons ATGGAGTTCCACTTCCGCGCCGACGACGAGCGTTGTCCGTCGACGGGGACCACGGCTATGTCGGCCAACTCCGAGAGTGCAG CCACGCGCGTGCATgtcggactcggcggcggcgacggcgtgggGTACCATGGGGAGAGCTCACCACCACTACTGTCGGATCTGGACGAGCTGCGACGCCGAGCGGGGAAGGAGAGGATAAGGGAACGGATCCtgcgggaggaggcggaggccATGGCGCTCGAGGCCGAGGTCCGTCGTGAGCTCATGGAGGAGCGTGCCAGTTTGCTTGCGCGGCTGGCCGGCGGGTCGGAACATAGGGCGGCGCCCGCGGTGGCATCGCAAAAGACGGTGGCGCCGTACTTTCATGAG TCTGTGCAGGCCGGGTCAAAAGTAGAAGTGTCTGCTGCTGCGCCAGGCAAGCGGAAAGCCCCTGATGTACATGATACATCTGTTGTTTTGGCGGCCACGGGAAGCAAGAAGCCGAAAACAGATCTAACTTGCACGGTGTGTGACATCACGGCAACCAGTGAGGTTGCCCTACAAGAGCACCTCAGAGGGAAGAGCCACGGGAGGAAGGCCACTAAACTTGCGCAACCAGTGCGTGGAACAGGTCAACCGGTGGAGGATGCG TTCATCTTGAAGGTAAATGGGTCGGCAGCCTTACCGGCCAAGGGGGCAAACCCTGGTGTTGTTACCGCTTCGATGGATCTTGCTGAAAAAAGTTGTGACAACTTGGGCTTGAACTGCACAGTTTGCGGCATCACAGCAAGCAGTCAGAAGAACATGCAAGATCACCTCAAAGGGAAAATTCATATGAGGAAGACTGCCATGCTCGCGCAACCATATCCTAAGGAGGATGGG GTCTGCTCAAAACCATATGCATCAGCAGCCGTGCTACCGGCCAAGCGGAAGAACTCCGACGTTGTCCCTGCCGCATCCACCCTTTCAGCAGGGCCAAGCAGCAAGAATCAGAAGCAGGATCACCTCAAAGGGAAGGCTCACATGAAGATGGCGGCCTCGCTTGCGCCTGGGGAAGCGGAGGAAGAGGCAGAGGTGGAAGGCGGCTACACGCCGTGGAAGTTCAACATGGTGACCGAGTCCGGGACATTGTGCGAGGTGGTGCAGCTGAACGGCTCCATCCTCTGCGAGGTGTGTGACAAGCAGGCCCCCGACCGCGTCACCATGATGTGCCACCTCCAGGGGACCAAGCACATTTCCAAGCAGGCCAAGCAGAAGCAATGCGAAGCCGTGGAACCACCGGCAACCGTCGCTGCTGATGGCGATGGGCCAGGATCAGAAATGGAGGCCAATGGCGTGGGCCGGGTGGACGGTGGCTCCCTGCTGTGCGAGCTCTGCAACGTGAAGGTGGCGTCGGAGTGCGACATGGAGTCTCACCTGTCCGGCAGGAAGCACACCAACAAGGCGAAGGTGGCCGCAGTTGGTGTCGGTGCATGTGGCAACGGGTCAGGATTAGAAACTGTGCCCATGGAGGCCAATGGCGGCGGCATCCTGCTGTGCGAGCTCTGTGACGTGAAGGCCCCGTCGGAGTGCGTCATGCGGACTCACCTGTCCGGCCGGAAGCACACCAACAAACTGAAGgccgccgctgacgccggtgcaGGACAGGAGGTGAAGAAGGCTGCCGCCGTCGCCACGGTCGGCAGCTCATCCAAGGAAGCCACCTCCATCGTTGTCAACAGCAGCGATGACTCCGTGAAGAAACCAGCAGCGGGGGAGATGGAGGTGGTAGTGTCATCGGCAACGCCTCAAGTGGACGTCGCCGCCCCGGTCTGCGCCCGTGTCTCCTCCGTGGCGCCCATGGCCATGGAAGTAGACGAAGGTGCAGAGGCCGGAGATGGTGCTGCCAAAGCTGAAGAACAAGAGAAAGCTGATGCCGAGGAAGAGGGAGCCGTGGAGATCGACGGAGGCCCCGCCGTGACCGGCGAGAAGTATTACATCAAGGCGGAGGGCAAGCTGTTCGTCACGCTGCGCCAGGCGGACGACAGCCTCTCGTGCGGCCTGTGTGGCGTGCACGGCTGTGACAAGCGCGGCATGATCAATCACATCTACACCAGGGATCACTGGCGCAGAGCCCGTATCGCCGAGGAGAAGGGGCGGGCAGTGAACAACGCCGGCACCGGCATCCCAGTCACCGACGGAGCGGCTCAGGTCGACAACTGA
- the LOC109772379 gene encoding uncharacterized protein, producing the protein MNKGKIFKLAKGFRGRAKNCIRIARERVEKALQYSYRDRRNKKRDMRSLWIERINAGTRLHGVNYGNFMHGLMKENVQLNRKVLSELSMHEPYSFKALVDVSRTAFPGNRPAAKKEGLASIL; encoded by the exons ATGAACAAGGGGAAGATTTTTAAGTTAGCCAAGGGATTCCGAGGAAGGGCTAAAAACTGCATAAGAATCGCCAGGGAGCGTGTAGAAAAAGCATTGCAATATTCTTACAGGGATCGGCGCAACAAGAAAAGGGACATGCGGTCTCTCTGGATCGAGCGCATCAATGCTGGTACACGACTCCATGGG GTGAACTATGGCAACTTCATGCATGGACTGATGAAGGAGAATGTCCAACTCAACAGGAAGGTACTTTCGGAGCTGTCGATGCATGAGCCATACAGCTTCAAGGCCCTCGTTGATGTATCCCGCACTGCATTCCCTGGGAACAGGCCGGCTGCCAAGAAGGAAGGACTAGCAAGCATTCTATAA
- the LOC109772369 gene encoding 26S proteasome non-ATPase regulatory subunit 1 homolog A isoform X2, which translates to MAAAAATVSSAGGILAMLHEPAEELKLHALASLNSVVHLFYPEISTSIPAIESMYEDDEFDQRQLAALVVSKVFYYLGELNDALSYALGAGPLFDVSEDSDYAQALLAKALDEYASFKTRASKAMEELENVDPRLETIVERMLERCILDGKYQQAMGMAVECRRLDKLEEAIVQCANIHGVLSYCISLSHQYVSHREYRSEILRCLVKIYQTLPHPDYLSICQCLMVLGEPETVADILDTLLSGSQDDALIAYQIAFDLVENENQAFLLNVGNRLDSQTPGQSALPVDQTVNAGTTSTEPAGDVQMGDDTTTANGNAHPVDPKEAAHADRLAKLKGILSGEKSIQLTLQFLYSHNRSDLLILKTIKQAVETSGNVCHSATICSNAIMHAGTTVDTFLRENLEWLSKATNWAKFSATAGLGVIHRGHLQQGRALMAPYLPQNGAVGGGSPYSEGGALYALGLIHANHGEGIKQFLRESLRNTSAEVIQHGACLGLGLASLGTADEEVFEDIKNVLYTDSAVAGEAAGIGMGLLMVGTASEKAGEMLAYAHDTQHEKIIRGLALGIALTMYGREEEADTLIEQMTRDQDPILRYGGMYALALAYRGTANNKAIHQLLHFAVSDVSDDVRRTAVMGLGFVLYNEPEQTPRIVSLLSESYNPHVRYGAALAVGISCAGTGLSDAISLLEPLTSDVVDFVRQGALIAMAIVMIQTNESFDSRVGTFRRQLQKIILDKHEDTMSKMGAILASGILDAGGRNVTIKLRSRNKHDKLTAVIGLAVFTQFWHWYPLLYFISLAFSPTAIIGLNSNLEVPKFEFMSHAKPSLFEYPKPTTQQATTSAVELPTAILSTYAKAKSRAKKDAESKAAANQEKTAAEAESKAANQEKSTEDASGSTSGKAADAMQVDSSAEKKAAEPEPAFQILTNPARVVPLQEKFIKFIEGSRYVPVRPAPCGGFILLRDTQPSEAEELVVLTDAPATGQPVPGASAMAVDDEPQPPQPFEYLS; encoded by the exons atggcggcggcggcggcgacggtgagcTCGGCGGGCGGGATTCTCGCGATGCTCCACGAGCCGGCGGAGGAGCTCAAGctgcacgcgctcgccagcctcaACTCCGTCGTCCACCTCTTCTACCCGGAGATCTCCACCAGCATCCCCGCCAT CGAGAGCATGTATGAAGACGACGAATTTGACCAGAGACAGCTAGCTGCACTAGTTGTTTCTAAG GTGTTTTACTACTTGGGCGAGTTAAATGATGCACTGTCGTATGCACTTGGTGCTGGACCTCTGTTTGACGTTTCTGAGGATTCAGATTATGCTCAGGCTCTTTTAG CCAAAGCATTAGATGAATATGCGAGTTTCAAGACAAGAGCTTCTAAAGCTATGGAGGAATTAGAGAATGTGGATCCTAGACTAGAGACCATAGTGGAGAGGATGTTGGAGAG GTGTATTCTTGATGGGAAATACCAACAGGCCATGGGCATGGCTGTTGAATGCAGGAGACTGGATAAGCTGGAGGAAGCAATTGTTCAGTGTGCTAATATTCACGGGGTTCTTTCCTATTGCATCAGCCTTTCTCATCAATATGTTAGTCACCGTGAATATCGTTCTGAG ATTCTTCGCTGTCTTGTTAAAATATACCAGACTTTGCCGCATCCAGATTATCTGAGCATCTGCCAGTGCCTTATGGTTCTGGGCGAGCCTGAAACTGTTGCGGATATATTGGACACACTACTTTCTGGAAGCCAG GATGATGCTCTCATTGCATACCAAATTGCTTTTGATCTAGTGGAAAATGAAAATCAGGCCTTCCTTCTGAATGTGGGGAATCGCCTGGACTCACAGACTCCTGGCCAGTCAGCTTTACCGGTTGATCAGACTGTTAACGCGGGTACAACTAGCACAGAACCAGCGGGTGATGTTCAGATGGGAGATGACACAACTACGGCAAATGGAAATGCTCACCCAGTGGATCCAAAGGAGGCAGCGCATGCTGATAGGCTTGCAAAACTTAAAGGGATACTGTCAGGGGAGAAGTCTATTCAGCTTACGCTGCAATTTTTGTATAGCCACAACAG GTCTGATCTTCTAATTCTGAAGACAATAAAGCAGGCTGTGGAAACGAGTGGCAATGTTTGCCATAGTGCAACTATTTGTTCCAATGCGATCATGCATGCAGGAACAACTGTAGATACCTTTTTAAGAGAGAATCtg GAATGGTTAAGCAAGGCAACCAATTGGGCTAAATTTAGTGCGACAGCTGGACTGGGTGTCATTCATAGAGGCCACCTTCAGCAAGGTCGAGCTTTGATGGCCCCGTACCTACCTCAAAATGGTGCAGTTGGTGGTGGCAGTCCATATTCAGAAGGTGGTGCCCTCTATGCTTTAGGTTTGATTCATGCCAACCATGGCGAAGGAATCAAACAATTCCTCCGTGAAAGCCTTCGCAACACCAGTGCAGAG GTCATCCAGCATGGTGCCTGTTTGGGACTTGGGCTTGCATCTCTCGGGACAGCAGATGAGGAAGTGTTTGAGGACATAAAGAATGTCCTTTACACAGACAGTGCAGTAGCTGGTGAAGCAGCTGGTATTGGCATGGGTTTGCTCATGGTTGGGACAGCCAGTGAGAAGGCCGGTGAGATGCTTGCTTATGCACATGATACACAGCATGAAAAGATTATCAG GGGTTTGGCACTTGGCATCGCATTGACAATGTATGGCAGGGAGGAGGAAGCTGACACCTTGATCGAACAAATGACTAGAGATCAAGATCCCATACTACGTTATGGTGGTATGTATGCATTGGCTCTAGCGTACAGAGGAACTGCAAACAACAAAGCTATCCATCAGCTGCTGCATTTCGCTGTATCGGACGTCAGTGATGATGTTCGTAGGACTGCAGTTATGGGTCTTGGATTTGTTCTATACAACGAACCTGAGCAG ACTCCAAGAATTGTGTCCCTGCTCTCTGAATCGTACAACCCACACGTTCGTTATGGTGCAGCTCTAGCTGTTGGGATATCCTGTGCAGGCACAGGGTTAAGTGACGCCATTTCCTTGTTGGAGCCTCTCACATCGGACGTTGTTGACTTTGTACGCCAGGGGGCTCTAATTGCTATGGCAATCGTCATGATCCAGACCAATGAGTCCTTTGATTCTCGTGTTGGAACATTCAGGCGTCAGTTGCAAAAGATCATTCTTGACAAGCACGAGGACACCATGAGCAAAATGGGCGCCATACTTGCTTCTGGCATTCTAGATGCCGGTGGCAGGAACGTCACAATCAAACTTCGCTCGAGGAACAAGCATGACAAGCTCACTGCTGTGATTGGCCTCGCTGTTTTCACCCAGTTCTGGCACTGGTATCCTCTCCTATACTTCATCAGCCTGGCCTTCTCGCCAACGGCCATCATCGGTCTCAACTCGAATCTGGAAGTGCCGAAGTTTGAATTTATGTCGCATGCTAAGCCGTCCCTCTTTGAGTATCCGAAACCGACGACTCAGCAGGCTACAACTTCGGCTGTCGAGCTGCCCACAGCCATTTTGTCAACCTATGCCAAGGCAAAATCTCGGGCGAAGAAGGATGCAGAAAGCAAAGCTGCTGCTAACCAGGAGAAGACAGCAGCAGAAGCAGAAAGCAAAGCTGCTAACCAGGAGAAGTCAACGGAAGATGCTTCCGGTTCTACTTCTGGCAAGGCAGCTGATGCAATGCAG GTGGACAGCTCTGCAGAGAAGAAGGCCGCAGAGCCAGAACCGGCCTTCCAGATCCTGACGAACCCAGCCCGCGTCGTCCCCCTGCAGGAGAAGTTCATCAAGTTCATCGAGGGCAGCCGATACGTCCCCGTGAGGCCCGCCCCCTGCGGCGGGTTCATCCTCCTACGAGACACGCAGCCCAGCGAGGCCGAGGAGCTCGTCGTGCTAACCGATGCCCCCGCGACAGGGCAGCCGGTGCCGGGTGCCTCTGCCATGGCCGTCGACGACGAGCCCCAGCCGCCCCAACCTTTCGAGTACCTGTCCTGA
- the LOC109772369 gene encoding 26S proteasome non-ATPase regulatory subunit 1 homolog A isoform X1 encodes MAAAAATVSSAGGILAMLHEPAEELKLHALASLNSVVHLFYPEISTSIPAIESMYEDDEFDQRQLAALVVSKVFYYLGELNDALSYALGAGPLFDVSEDSDYAQALLAKALDEYASFKTRASKAMEELENVDPRLETIVERMLERCILDGKYQQAMGMAVECRRLDKLEEAIVQCANIHGVLSYCISLSHQYVSHREYRSEILRCLVKIYQTLPHPDYLSICQCLMVLGEPETVADILDTLLSGSQDDALIAYQIAFDLVENENQAFLLNVGNRLDSQTPGQSALPVDQTVNAGTTSTEPAGDVQMGDDTTTANGNAHPVDPKEAAHADRLAKLKGILSGEKSIQLTLQFLYSHNRSDLLILKTIKQAVETSGNVCHSATICSNAIMHAGTTVDTFLRENLEWLSKATNWAKFSATAGLGVIHRGHLQQGRALMAPYLPQNGAVGGGSPYSEGGALYALGLIHANHGEGIKQFLRESLRNTSAEVTFCSLSFSRNANYVVTFLNQNRIIQVIQHGACLGLGLASLGTADEEVFEDIKNVLYTDSAVAGEAAGIGMGLLMVGTASEKAGEMLAYAHDTQHEKIIRGLALGIALTMYGREEEADTLIEQMTRDQDPILRYGGMYALALAYRGTANNKAIHQLLHFAVSDVSDDVRRTAVMGLGFVLYNEPEQTPRIVSLLSESYNPHVRYGAALAVGISCAGTGLSDAISLLEPLTSDVVDFVRQGALIAMAIVMIQTNESFDSRVGTFRRQLQKIILDKHEDTMSKMGAILASGILDAGGRNVTIKLRSRNKHDKLTAVIGLAVFTQFWHWYPLLYFISLAFSPTAIIGLNSNLEVPKFEFMSHAKPSLFEYPKPTTQQATTSAVELPTAILSTYAKAKSRAKKDAESKAAANQEKTAAEAESKAANQEKSTEDASGSTSGKAADAMQVDSSAEKKAAEPEPAFQILTNPARVVPLQEKFIKFIEGSRYVPVRPAPCGGFILLRDTQPSEAEELVVLTDAPATGQPVPGASAMAVDDEPQPPQPFEYLS; translated from the exons atggcggcggcggcggcgacggtgagcTCGGCGGGCGGGATTCTCGCGATGCTCCACGAGCCGGCGGAGGAGCTCAAGctgcacgcgctcgccagcctcaACTCCGTCGTCCACCTCTTCTACCCGGAGATCTCCACCAGCATCCCCGCCAT CGAGAGCATGTATGAAGACGACGAATTTGACCAGAGACAGCTAGCTGCACTAGTTGTTTCTAAG GTGTTTTACTACTTGGGCGAGTTAAATGATGCACTGTCGTATGCACTTGGTGCTGGACCTCTGTTTGACGTTTCTGAGGATTCAGATTATGCTCAGGCTCTTTTAG CCAAAGCATTAGATGAATATGCGAGTTTCAAGACAAGAGCTTCTAAAGCTATGGAGGAATTAGAGAATGTGGATCCTAGACTAGAGACCATAGTGGAGAGGATGTTGGAGAG GTGTATTCTTGATGGGAAATACCAACAGGCCATGGGCATGGCTGTTGAATGCAGGAGACTGGATAAGCTGGAGGAAGCAATTGTTCAGTGTGCTAATATTCACGGGGTTCTTTCCTATTGCATCAGCCTTTCTCATCAATATGTTAGTCACCGTGAATATCGTTCTGAG ATTCTTCGCTGTCTTGTTAAAATATACCAGACTTTGCCGCATCCAGATTATCTGAGCATCTGCCAGTGCCTTATGGTTCTGGGCGAGCCTGAAACTGTTGCGGATATATTGGACACACTACTTTCTGGAAGCCAG GATGATGCTCTCATTGCATACCAAATTGCTTTTGATCTAGTGGAAAATGAAAATCAGGCCTTCCTTCTGAATGTGGGGAATCGCCTGGACTCACAGACTCCTGGCCAGTCAGCTTTACCGGTTGATCAGACTGTTAACGCGGGTACAACTAGCACAGAACCAGCGGGTGATGTTCAGATGGGAGATGACACAACTACGGCAAATGGAAATGCTCACCCAGTGGATCCAAAGGAGGCAGCGCATGCTGATAGGCTTGCAAAACTTAAAGGGATACTGTCAGGGGAGAAGTCTATTCAGCTTACGCTGCAATTTTTGTATAGCCACAACAG GTCTGATCTTCTAATTCTGAAGACAATAAAGCAGGCTGTGGAAACGAGTGGCAATGTTTGCCATAGTGCAACTATTTGTTCCAATGCGATCATGCATGCAGGAACAACTGTAGATACCTTTTTAAGAGAGAATCtg GAATGGTTAAGCAAGGCAACCAATTGGGCTAAATTTAGTGCGACAGCTGGACTGGGTGTCATTCATAGAGGCCACCTTCAGCAAGGTCGAGCTTTGATGGCCCCGTACCTACCTCAAAATGGTGCAGTTGGTGGTGGCAGTCCATATTCAGAAGGTGGTGCCCTCTATGCTTTAGGTTTGATTCATGCCAACCATGGCGAAGGAATCAAACAATTCCTCCGTGAAAGCCTTCGCAACACCAGTGCAGAGGTGACATTTTGTTCCTTGTCCTTCTCGCGTAATGCTAATTATGTTGTGACTTTTCTTAATCAAAACCGTATTATACAGGTCATCCAGCATGGTGCCTGTTTGGGACTTGGGCTTGCATCTCTCGGGACAGCAGATGAGGAAGTGTTTGAGGACATAAAGAATGTCCTTTACACAGACAGTGCAGTAGCTGGTGAAGCAGCTGGTATTGGCATGGGTTTGCTCATGGTTGGGACAGCCAGTGAGAAGGCCGGTGAGATGCTTGCTTATGCACATGATACACAGCATGAAAAGATTATCAG GGGTTTGGCACTTGGCATCGCATTGACAATGTATGGCAGGGAGGAGGAAGCTGACACCTTGATCGAACAAATGACTAGAGATCAAGATCCCATACTACGTTATGGTGGTATGTATGCATTGGCTCTAGCGTACAGAGGAACTGCAAACAACAAAGCTATCCATCAGCTGCTGCATTTCGCTGTATCGGACGTCAGTGATGATGTTCGTAGGACTGCAGTTATGGGTCTTGGATTTGTTCTATACAACGAACCTGAGCAG ACTCCAAGAATTGTGTCCCTGCTCTCTGAATCGTACAACCCACACGTTCGTTATGGTGCAGCTCTAGCTGTTGGGATATCCTGTGCAGGCACAGGGTTAAGTGACGCCATTTCCTTGTTGGAGCCTCTCACATCGGACGTTGTTGACTTTGTACGCCAGGGGGCTCTAATTGCTATGGCAATCGTCATGATCCAGACCAATGAGTCCTTTGATTCTCGTGTTGGAACATTCAGGCGTCAGTTGCAAAAGATCATTCTTGACAAGCACGAGGACACCATGAGCAAAATGGGCGCCATACTTGCTTCTGGCATTCTAGATGCCGGTGGCAGGAACGTCACAATCAAACTTCGCTCGAGGAACAAGCATGACAAGCTCACTGCTGTGATTGGCCTCGCTGTTTTCACCCAGTTCTGGCACTGGTATCCTCTCCTATACTTCATCAGCCTGGCCTTCTCGCCAACGGCCATCATCGGTCTCAACTCGAATCTGGAAGTGCCGAAGTTTGAATTTATGTCGCATGCTAAGCCGTCCCTCTTTGAGTATCCGAAACCGACGACTCAGCAGGCTACAACTTCGGCTGTCGAGCTGCCCACAGCCATTTTGTCAACCTATGCCAAGGCAAAATCTCGGGCGAAGAAGGATGCAGAAAGCAAAGCTGCTGCTAACCAGGAGAAGACAGCAGCAGAAGCAGAAAGCAAAGCTGCTAACCAGGAGAAGTCAACGGAAGATGCTTCCGGTTCTACTTCTGGCAAGGCAGCTGATGCAATGCAG GTGGACAGCTCTGCAGAGAAGAAGGCCGCAGAGCCAGAACCGGCCTTCCAGATCCTGACGAACCCAGCCCGCGTCGTCCCCCTGCAGGAGAAGTTCATCAAGTTCATCGAGGGCAGCCGATACGTCCCCGTGAGGCCCGCCCCCTGCGGCGGGTTCATCCTCCTACGAGACACGCAGCCCAGCGAGGCCGAGGAGCTCGTCGTGCTAACCGATGCCCCCGCGACAGGGCAGCCGGTGCCGGGTGCCTCTGCCATGGCCGTCGACGACGAGCCCCAGCCGCCCCAACCTTTCGAGTACCTGTCCTGA